One genomic segment of Oncorhynchus kisutch isolate 150728-3 linkage group LG15, Okis_V2, whole genome shotgun sequence includes these proteins:
- the rap2c gene encoding ras-related protein Rap-2c, translated as MKEYKVVVLGSGGVGKSALTVQFVTGTFIEKYDPTIEDFYRKEIEVDSSPSVLEILDTAGTEQFASMRDLYIKNGQGFILVYSLVNQQSFQDIRPMRDQIVRVKRFEKVPLILVGNKVDLESEREVAGADGRALAQEWGCPFIETSAKSKTMVDELFAEIVRQMNYATLPEKQEQCCTACVVQ; from the exons ATGAAGGAGTACAAAGTGGTTGTGTTGGGAAGCGGAGGCGTTGGCAAGTCCGCGCTGACTGTCCAGTTTGTCACGGGCACGTTCATCGAAAAATATGACCCTACAATTGAGGACTTCTATCGGAAAGAGATTGAAGTGGACTCGTCGCCTTCGGTGTTGGAGATCCTTGACACGGCAGGGACAGAACAGTTCGCCTCCATGAGAGACCTGTACATCAAGAACGGCCAGGGTTTCATACTTGTCTACAGTCTCGTCAATCAACAGTCTTTTCAG GACATCAGGCCGATGCGAGACCAGATCGTGCGGGTCAAGCGCTTTGAGAAGGTGCCACTGATTCTGGTGGGCAACAAGGTGGACCTGGAGTCTGAGAGGGAGGTGGCAGGTGCAGACGGTCGGGCCCTGGCTCAGGAGTGGGGCTGCCCCTTCATTGAGACCTCAGCCAAGAGCAAGACCATGGTGGACGAGCTGTTTGCTGAGATTGTCCGTCAGATGAACTATGCCACACTGCCAGAGAAACAGGAGCAGTGCTGCACGGCCTGTGTGGTGCAGTAA